Proteins from a single region of Halorubrum sp. 2020YC2:
- a CDS encoding transcription factor has protein sequence MAFEDLLNDPVIQKYLHELVGPTGMPVAAAPPDGEVTDEELAEELGLELNDVRRALFILYENDLATYRRVRDEDSGWLTYLWTFHYDNIPENLEEEMYRLLDALEEREEYERTHEFYLCEVCSIRFEFGEAMDFGFECPECGSPLDAMDNDRLRDAMDQHIEALRDELNVDVTG, from the coding sequence ATGGCTTTTGAGGATCTACTGAACGACCCCGTCATCCAGAAGTACCTCCACGAGCTGGTGGGGCCGACGGGGATGCCGGTCGCGGCCGCGCCGCCCGACGGCGAGGTCACCGACGAGGAGCTGGCCGAGGAGTTGGGGCTGGAGCTCAACGACGTGCGGCGCGCGCTGTTCATCCTGTACGAGAACGACCTGGCGACGTACCGCCGCGTCCGAGACGAGGACTCCGGCTGGCTCACGTACCTGTGGACGTTCCACTACGACAACATCCCGGAGAACCTCGAAGAGGAGATGTACCGGCTGCTCGACGCCCTCGAAGAGCGCGAGGAGTACGAGCGCACCCACGAGTTCTACCTCTGTGAGGTGTGTTCGATCCGCTTCGAGTTCGGGGAGGCGATGGACTTCGGCTTCGAGTGCCCCGAGTGCGGCTCGCCGCTGGACGCGATGGACAACGACCGCCTCCGCGACGCGATGGACCAGCACATCGAGGCGCTCCGAGACGAACTCAACGTGGACGTGACCGGCTGA
- a CDS encoding DUF2110 family protein, which yields MVVLATKCYVEGDARDRALDGMDSLVANDVGELDVDWNVGVRDDEFVQVDVTGEDAPVARNVLAETWGEVVAHDGGLEAGEEHVGTLESWDDVGFTLDAGVDVFVPADELGLGVGSPEQVVERFGLVQHLPMRFVYGGDAGESDAEPNRLADAERDRLYDWQRGDGRVNVNSATRGETRATVNRAGHAQDIVTVERLGLLEQSIVCAEGTDPPGLLAAIGSYLPAEMRCVV from the coding sequence ATGGTCGTCCTCGCAACCAAGTGCTACGTCGAGGGCGACGCCCGCGACCGCGCGCTCGACGGCATGGACTCGCTCGTCGCCAACGACGTCGGCGAGCTCGACGTCGACTGGAACGTGGGCGTCCGCGACGACGAGTTCGTTCAGGTGGACGTGACCGGCGAGGACGCCCCGGTCGCGCGCAACGTCCTCGCGGAGACGTGGGGCGAGGTCGTCGCCCACGACGGCGGGCTGGAGGCCGGCGAGGAGCACGTCGGCACCCTCGAGTCGTGGGACGACGTGGGGTTCACCCTCGACGCCGGGGTCGACGTGTTCGTCCCGGCCGACGAGCTCGGCCTCGGCGTCGGCTCGCCGGAGCAGGTCGTCGAGCGGTTCGGCCTCGTCCAGCACCTTCCCATGCGGTTCGTCTACGGCGGCGACGCCGGTGAGTCGGACGCAGAGCCGAACCGGCTCGCGGACGCCGAGCGCGACCGCCTCTACGACTGGCAGCGCGGCGACGGGCGGGTGAACGTCAACTCCGCGACCCGCGGCGAGACGCGCGCGACCGTGAACCGCGCGGGCCACGCCCAAGACATCGTCACCGTCGAGCGGCTGGGGCTCCTCGAACAGAGTATCGTCTGCGCGGAGGGGACCGACCCGCCGGGGCTGCTCGCGGCCATCGGCTCGTACCTCCCCGCGGAGATGCGCTGTGTCGTCTGA
- a CDS encoding DUF5803 family protein, which translates to MNRRFALAVAAVALLAVSAGCLGYATGGGEVGNETLDAEPPRGYDFDTDRDAAFDLSTDATYTVVYAVGDREEMRLYRQTPYAGDQPMEFEALRYRYPDGEVITGSEFRARGGEVERTTDETWIRFADDMAGGKLAFSGDGSPRRFSMRAYVEGSYAVTLPPEFSTDVPIVGHVSPRDHSVETVGDRDRIVWDEVTSGSVVVQSYREGDLVVFGVILVIGAVAAVAGTLYFRRQLEALRQRRRDLGLGVNDDEDDDGWL; encoded by the coding sequence GTGAACAGACGCTTCGCGCTCGCGGTGGCGGCGGTCGCCCTCCTCGCGGTCAGCGCCGGCTGTCTCGGCTACGCGACCGGCGGCGGCGAGGTGGGGAACGAGACGCTCGACGCCGAGCCGCCCCGTGGGTACGACTTCGACACGGACCGCGACGCCGCGTTCGACCTCTCCACGGACGCGACCTACACCGTCGTGTACGCCGTCGGTGACCGGGAGGAGATGCGGCTGTACCGACAGACGCCGTACGCGGGCGACCAGCCGATGGAGTTCGAGGCGCTCCGGTACCGGTACCCCGACGGCGAGGTAATCACCGGCAGCGAGTTCCGCGCCCGCGGCGGCGAGGTCGAGCGGACGACCGACGAGACGTGGATCCGCTTCGCGGACGACATGGCCGGCGGTAAGCTCGCGTTCTCCGGCGACGGGTCCCCGCGCCGCTTCTCGATGCGCGCGTACGTCGAGGGGTCGTACGCCGTGACGCTCCCGCCGGAGTTCAGCACGGACGTCCCGATCGTCGGCCACGTCTCGCCGCGCGACCACTCGGTCGAGACGGTCGGTGACCGCGACCGGATCGTCTGGGACGAGGTGACGAGCGGGTCGGTAGTGGTCCAGTCGTACCGCGAGGGCGACCTGGTGGTGTTCGGCGTCATCCTCGTCATCGGGGCGGTCGCCGCGGTCGCCGGGACCCTCTACTTCCGGCGACAGCTGGAGGCGCTCCGCCAGCGCCGCCGCGACCTCGGATTAGGCGTCAACGACGACGAGGACGACGACGGCTGGCTCTAG
- a CDS encoding competence/damage-inducible protein A has protein sequence MNAAVVTVGDELLVGDTENTNATWLCDRLDARGVRVRRVTVVPDEVAEIARVVNEYRAEYDAVLVTGGLGPTHDDVTMASVAAAFGRDLVENEEAAAWLAERGYSGGDLAAETTHLPADCRPLPNEAGVAPGAVVESVYVLPGVPGEMKAMFESVEDEFAGTRTHVLTVDVDEPESELLDRIASLRERFDVRVGSYPGEVVTVKITAEGEAEAERAAAWIRDRTDAVEEGEADSVENEGV, from the coding sequence ATGAACGCCGCCGTCGTCACCGTCGGGGACGAGCTCCTCGTCGGGGACACAGAGAACACGAACGCCACCTGGCTCTGCGACCGCCTCGACGCCCGCGGGGTCAGGGTCCGCCGGGTGACCGTCGTCCCGGACGAGGTCGCGGAGATCGCGCGAGTCGTCAACGAGTACCGCGCGGAGTACGACGCCGTGCTCGTCACCGGCGGGCTCGGTCCGACGCACGACGACGTGACGATGGCGTCCGTCGCGGCCGCGTTCGGACGCGACCTCGTGGAGAACGAGGAGGCGGCGGCGTGGCTGGCCGAGCGGGGGTACAGCGGCGGCGACCTCGCGGCGGAGACGACGCACCTCCCCGCCGACTGCCGGCCGCTCCCGAACGAGGCGGGGGTCGCGCCCGGCGCTGTCGTCGAGTCCGTCTACGTCCTCCCCGGGGTTCCGGGGGAGATGAAAGCGATGTTCGAGTCGGTCGAAGACGAGTTCGCGGGGACGCGGACCCACGTGCTCACCGTCGACGTCGACGAGCCGGAGAGCGAACTGCTCGACCGGATCGCGTCGCTGCGGGAGCGGTTCGACGTGCGGGTCGGGTCGTATCCGGGCGAGGTCGTGACCGTGAAGATCACCGCCGAGGGCGAGGCGGAGGCCGAGCGCGCGGCGGCGTGGATCCGCGACCGAACCGACGCGGTCGAGGAAGGAGAGGCGGACTCGGTCGAGAACGAGGGCGTCTGA
- a CDS encoding ATP-NAD kinase family protein: MHVGIAVNPVAGMGGRVGLKGTDGKVAEAVGRGAEPRAPDRAKRTLDRLAAVAPETTVSVAADPMGESVVREGGFDPVRVVDPFDGDPPEPTETTAAHTAAVVRAFAGTDDADASSETGGDPVDLVLFVGGDGTAADVAEALEGTDVPMLGVPAGVKVYSSVFAVSPEDAAEVAASFSRTERREVMDIDEDAYREGEVNPTLRGVAHVPVADDLQSSKQTASGTVESLAEGVAADVRERGGDGVTFVLGPGSTVGAIKDELSFEPSPIGVDVWRDGEVVVRDATEAQILDALGEENVIVVSPIGGQGFVFGRGNPQISPAVIRRCDLRIVASRAKLDDVRALRVDTDDPELDAELAGWVRVRVGKFETRMMKIV; the protein is encoded by the coding sequence ATGCACGTGGGGATCGCGGTGAACCCGGTCGCCGGGATGGGGGGCCGCGTCGGACTGAAGGGGACCGACGGGAAGGTGGCCGAGGCGGTCGGGCGCGGCGCGGAGCCGCGGGCCCCGGACCGGGCGAAGCGGACGCTCGACCGGCTGGCCGCGGTCGCCCCCGAGACGACCGTCTCCGTCGCGGCCGACCCGATGGGCGAGTCCGTCGTCCGCGAGGGGGGCTTCGACCCGGTCCGCGTCGTCGACCCGTTCGACGGCGATCCCCCGGAGCCGACCGAGACGACCGCGGCGCACACCGCGGCGGTCGTGCGGGCGTTCGCGGGGACCGACGACGCCGACGCGTCGAGCGAGACCGGCGGCGACCCCGTCGACCTCGTCTTGTTCGTCGGCGGCGACGGGACCGCCGCGGACGTCGCGGAGGCCTTGGAGGGCACGGACGTGCCGATGCTCGGCGTGCCCGCCGGCGTGAAAGTGTACTCGTCGGTGTTCGCGGTGTCGCCGGAGGACGCGGCCGAGGTCGCCGCGTCGTTCTCGCGGACCGAGCGCCGCGAGGTGATGGACATCGACGAGGACGCCTACCGCGAGGGAGAGGTGAACCCGACGCTCCGGGGCGTCGCGCACGTCCCGGTCGCGGACGACCTCCAGTCGTCGAAACAGACCGCGAGCGGGACCGTCGAGTCGCTGGCGGAGGGCGTCGCGGCGGACGTGCGCGAGCGCGGCGGCGACGGCGTCACCTTCGTCCTCGGTCCGGGGTCGACCGTGGGCGCGATCAAGGACGAACTCAGCTTCGAACCGTCGCCCATCGGCGTCGACGTCTGGCGCGACGGGGAGGTGGTCGTCCGGGACGCGACGGAGGCGCAGATCCTCGACGCGCTGGGCGAGGAGAACGTGATCGTCGTCTCTCCCATCGGCGGGCAGGGGTTCGTCTTCGGGCGCGGGAACCCGCAGATTTCGCCCGCGGTGATCCGGCGGTGTGACCTCCGGATCGTCGCCTCGCGCGCCAAACTCGACGACGTGCGCGCGCTCCGCGTCGACACCGACGACCCCGAACTCGACGCCGAACTCGCCGGGTGGGTCCGCGTCCGCGTCGGGAAGTTCGAGACGCGAATGATGAAGATCGTCTGA
- a CDS encoding ATP-binding protein: MLFSLGTSVAVDVVVVSLLSWVTWQTTKDRSPPNAVPFALLTSSLLVWALLSLISEFPNAWGVGSNFAAIAQIVPIVFLPAIWLVYVLGYIGRETGFTRLRGALFVLLALPLGGAVATFEGDPTGEEIRRSLASLVGTEISLMFLIYVYAAFLFLRYGWNHGRVSRTQVGIQLGAVSAPYIVGGWLDGSSIIDGVTGGLLVSGVLLTAAVQRYPVLTGFPKADYVARSRVVESLQEAVVVVDWEANILDANVTAEGLFGWTTRDVVGTPLNAAVDGIGGVDLSAGTTEVVSLQTTKGRRQFQFTVSDVERDTSDDGGEPVARTIVFRDVTDQRTREQRLSVLNRVLRHNARNKLDVILAHADHVADDTHRTAIRSSATDLASVSRKAREAEAVMTDSVGAPSTVDVAAVAHEVAATARDDYPESSVTVTAPERLHLTTYRTVVRRLMTELVENAIVHSDDPARVDIEVQTTADDVPQLRIADNGPGIPDRERDLLTESSETQLEHGLGVGLWFVNWAVSQLGAELEFQSTGTTGTTVVVRFHGSSESRPTDP; the protein is encoded by the coding sequence ATGCTATTCTCATTAGGAACGTCGGTAGCCGTTGATGTCGTTGTCGTAAGCCTCCTCTCGTGGGTAACATGGCAAACGACGAAGGACCGATCCCCGCCAAACGCGGTTCCCTTTGCGCTCCTGACTAGTAGTCTGTTAGTATGGGCGCTTCTTTCCCTGATCTCTGAGTTTCCGAATGCGTGGGGTGTCGGATCGAATTTCGCTGCTATCGCACAGATCGTTCCGATCGTCTTTCTCCCTGCGATCTGGTTGGTCTATGTGCTGGGGTACATCGGCCGAGAGACGGGATTCACCCGCCTCCGAGGCGCTTTGTTCGTTCTCCTCGCGCTCCCGCTGGGCGGTGCAGTAGCCACGTTCGAAGGTGACCCAACGGGAGAAGAGATACGTCGGTCATTGGCGTCACTCGTCGGCACAGAGATATCCCTGATGTTCCTGATTTACGTCTACGCGGCATTTCTCTTCCTCAGGTACGGGTGGAACCACGGACGCGTTTCGAGGACACAGGTCGGGATCCAGCTCGGAGCAGTCTCAGCACCATACATTGTTGGTGGCTGGCTCGACGGGAGTTCCATCATCGACGGCGTCACGGGCGGTTTGTTGGTCTCGGGAGTCCTGCTCACCGCCGCGGTCCAACGCTACCCGGTGTTGACAGGGTTCCCAAAGGCGGATTATGTCGCCCGGTCACGCGTCGTTGAATCGCTTCAGGAAGCGGTCGTCGTCGTGGACTGGGAAGCAAATATCCTCGACGCCAATGTAACAGCTGAAGGCTTGTTTGGCTGGACGACACGAGACGTAGTCGGGACGCCACTCAACGCGGCCGTTGACGGTATCGGCGGAGTCGACCTATCGGCGGGCACCACAGAGGTCGTCTCGCTACAAACGACCAAGGGACGGCGTCAGTTTCAGTTCACGGTCTCCGACGTCGAACGCGACACGAGTGACGACGGTGGGGAGCCGGTAGCGAGGACAATTGTGTTTCGAGACGTGACCGACCAACGAACCCGTGAGCAGCGACTCTCAGTACTTAATCGAGTGTTGCGACACAACGCTCGGAACAAACTCGACGTGATCTTAGCCCACGCGGACCACGTAGCAGACGATACACATCGTACAGCGATTCGAAGTAGTGCCACAGACCTCGCCTCAGTCAGTCGGAAAGCGCGGGAAGCCGAAGCAGTCATGACCGATAGCGTCGGCGCTCCGTCGACGGTCGATGTTGCTGCTGTCGCCCACGAGGTCGCTGCGACAGCGCGAGATGACTACCCGGAAAGTAGTGTCACAGTCACCGCGCCGGAGCGGCTCCACCTTACTACCTATCGGACTGTTGTACGTCGGCTCATGACTGAACTCGTCGAGAACGCCATCGTTCACTCAGACGATCCCGCACGGGTCGACATCGAGGTTCAAACGACTGCTGATGACGTCCCGCAGCTCCGAATCGCGGACAACGGTCCGGGGATCCCCGACCGAGAGCGTGACCTACTGACCGAATCGAGCGAAACGCAACTCGAACACGGACTTGGTGTCGGACTTTGGTTCGTCAATTGGGCGGTAAGCCAACTCGGGGCGGAGCTTGAGTTCCAGTCTACTGGCACCACAGGCACTACCGTAGTGGTTCGTTTTCATGGGAGCAGCGAGTCGAGGCCGACAGACCCGTGA
- a CDS encoding ABC transporter permease subunit, translating to MTVGRKAVQVALADLRRRLRSPKYLVIPVLIAWFAQSLTSDTTQLVVAGEYTGVQNAAWFGGMVATMGTFLLFVFGFTLVRGAVTREDETGVGELVATSPISNGTYLVGRWLGYLLLLTLVTALLALATVAAYALHGTGTFDFWALASPFVFLTLPAMTLVAAVAVLTETFRSLRGTLGSVLYFFGALGAFGIASLGSSVTYGPTGLAVVRNSMVEAAGADPTVFENRSFAFTGDPGSVTMFTWNGIEWGAAELLSRGPTLAAAGIGLVGAAVAFDRFEPSPGILERITETLFDKDRSQTDEDGTTNRRAPADEVTTHPSEINLQPVSPSPSRVPGRRMLTAEMRIALRGQRWWWYLGVGSCIVAGLLTPIRAARSFVLPVAWLFGLSVWAGLGVREQRYRTSELVFTSAYPLRQLAATYIGGVSIALLSGAGVLVALVLAGEFTTVGAVFIGACFIPALAITSGVLLGTSRVFEVLFLSLWYLGPMNAVYSLDFIPAHPETVARGTPIWIAIATVLLLIAAAVGRSRKTQK from the coding sequence GTGACCGTCGGTCGGAAAGCCGTTCAGGTGGCACTTGCTGATCTTCGACGACGCCTACGCTCGCCGAAGTATCTCGTAATCCCGGTTCTCATCGCATGGTTTGCCCAATCGCTCACGTCAGACACGACGCAGTTGGTCGTCGCCGGAGAGTACACCGGCGTTCAAAATGCGGCGTGGTTCGGTGGAATGGTTGCCACGATGGGGACCTTTCTGCTGTTTGTGTTCGGGTTTACATTGGTGCGTGGAGCCGTAACCCGAGAAGATGAGACGGGGGTCGGAGAGCTTGTCGCCACATCTCCAATCAGTAACGGAACATATCTCGTTGGCCGATGGCTCGGTTACCTCCTATTGCTCACGCTAGTAACTGCGCTTCTCGCCTTGGCAACCGTCGCTGCCTACGCGCTTCACGGAACTGGGACATTCGATTTCTGGGCGCTTGCTTCGCCGTTCGTGTTCCTGACGCTGCCAGCGATGACGCTCGTCGCCGCGGTTGCGGTGCTGACGGAGACGTTCCGGTCGCTCCGAGGGACGCTCGGCTCTGTGCTCTATTTTTTCGGCGCCCTCGGCGCATTCGGCATCGCGTCGCTAGGGTCCAGCGTTACGTACGGTCCCACCGGACTGGCGGTCGTCCGGAACAGTATGGTTGAAGCAGCGGGCGCTGACCCCACCGTATTTGAGAATCGCTCGTTCGCGTTCACAGGCGATCCTGGTAGTGTGACGATGTTCACGTGGAACGGCATCGAGTGGGGAGCAGCTGAGTTGCTTAGTCGTGGTCCGACGCTAGCAGCAGCCGGTATTGGATTAGTCGGTGCCGCAGTTGCGTTCGATAGATTCGAGCCCTCGCCTGGGATCCTCGAACGGATAACGGAGACACTCTTTGACAAGGATAGATCTCAAACTGACGAGGACGGAACCACGAATCGACGTGCCCCGGCCGACGAGGTGACGACACACCCATCTGAGATCAATCTCCAGCCGGTTTCACCGAGTCCGAGTCGGGTTCCGGGCCGTCGAATGCTAACCGCCGAAATGCGTATCGCGCTTCGAGGGCAGCGGTGGTGGTGGTATCTCGGGGTCGGGAGCTGTATCGTTGCCGGACTACTCACACCGATACGCGCCGCCCGAAGCTTTGTCCTCCCTGTAGCCTGGCTCTTCGGTCTCTCGGTGTGGGCAGGGCTCGGCGTCCGAGAGCAACGCTACCGGACTAGTGAATTAGTCTTCACTTCGGCGTATCCACTTCGACAACTTGCGGCCACGTACATCGGTGGCGTTTCCATCGCACTTCTCTCTGGGGCCGGGGTCCTCGTAGCGCTCGTTCTGGCAGGCGAGTTCACTACCGTTGGCGCAGTCTTTATCGGTGCCTGTTTTATACCGGCACTCGCAATTACAAGCGGTGTCTTGCTCGGTACGTCACGAGTGTTTGAGGTGCTTTTCCTCTCATTGTGGTATCTCGGGCCGATGAACGCAGTCTATTCCCTCGATTTCATCCCCGCGCATCCGGAAACGGTCGCACGGGGAACACCGATTTGGATAGCGATTGCGACCGTACTTCTGCTGATCGCCGCCGCTGTCGGACGAAGCCGAAAAACTCAGAAATGA
- a CDS encoding ABC transporter ATP-binding protein, translating to MAPLESPPTAAAQDNVSNETTASGPRLYLDGVGKQYDNLWGVRDVSVELGPGVVGLLGPNGAGKSTLMRLITTYLAPTEGTITFDGTDVVASPNTLRENVGYLPQNFGVYPELTAEEFLSYLAAIRGLKREEARDRIDDLLDLTNLREDRKRRLGGFSGGMRQRVGIAQALLTDPDLLVVDEPTVGLDPAERVRFRNVLSSLGDDRVVILSTHIVSDVEATATEVAVLADGRLRAHTTPERLLDEVTDRVWEVVVSQNELQSVKANYLTSTTTRRSDGVHARIVTEDPPRNATAVSPTLEEAYLDLLGGSAEAVPGDDR from the coding sequence ATGGCCCCGCTAGAAAGCCCTCCAACAGCAGCCGCTCAGGACAACGTTTCAAACGAAACCACAGCAAGCGGTCCACGACTCTATCTTGACGGTGTCGGGAAGCAGTACGACAACCTCTGGGGCGTTCGTGACGTGTCGGTAGAACTCGGACCGGGTGTGGTGGGTCTTCTCGGTCCGAACGGCGCTGGGAAGTCGACGCTGATGCGACTCATCACGACGTATCTCGCCCCGACAGAAGGCACGATTACGTTCGACGGGACTGATGTCGTGGCCTCTCCGAACACGCTCCGAGAGAACGTCGGCTACCTCCCACAGAACTTCGGTGTGTATCCGGAGCTCACCGCCGAGGAGTTCCTCTCGTACCTCGCGGCGATCCGGGGGCTCAAACGGGAGGAAGCCCGTGACCGTATCGACGACCTACTCGATCTTACCAACCTTCGTGAGGATCGCAAGAGACGACTGGGTGGGTTCTCAGGCGGAATGCGTCAGCGCGTCGGGATCGCTCAAGCGCTGTTGACGGATCCCGACCTTCTCGTGGTTGACGAGCCGACGGTTGGCTTGGATCCCGCAGAACGCGTCCGGTTTCGGAACGTCCTCTCATCACTCGGGGACGACCGCGTTGTCATCCTCTCGACGCATATCGTCTCTGACGTTGAAGCAACAGCGACCGAAGTAGCAGTCCTCGCGGACGGACGGCTACGTGCTCACACAACACCAGAGCGATTGCTCGATGAGGTTACTGACCGCGTTTGGGAGGTCGTTGTCTCACAGAACGAACTCCAATCTGTCAAGGCAAACTACCTCACAAGCACGACGACGAGGCGAAGCGACGGCGTCCACGCACGCATCGTGACAGAAGACCCGCCCCGGAACGCAACTGCTGTCTCACCGACTCTCGAAGAAGCCTATCTCGATCTGCTGGGTGGGTCGGCTGAGGCTGTCCCGGGTGATGACCGGTGA
- a CDS encoding DUF3592 domain-containing protein yields the protein MQRTVRGVAVTVTPVILIALVLGLGIAGYGGYDYVRQSNAVDDAVAVETTVVDAEITRSEGRRFYYRASVEHTYEYQGGEYTSKQVFPGSTRPMYTVRGDAQRVIEPYEPNVTATAYVDPDNPSRAFLERQTTFAPFKFIGFGGLLALLTTLHAIGARSPGQNTGIRQASEREPTRNETASGVQRNTLSRFSKRLMLFTPAVFLVSLVTMVALLLSSEESSIRVSLTTPVGFALLAALLSALGFLLGLTLYGIWSVTEYGRLRERIPDPRPPSPFRHPSRLVTILYSRDELDTYGRRVKLTGFVFTLIEFLVGLLAFVLVTAS from the coding sequence ATGCAGCGTACCGTCCGTGGAGTGGCAGTCACGGTTACGCCGGTGATCCTTATCGCGCTCGTCCTCGGACTCGGTATCGCCGGGTATGGGGGGTATGACTACGTCCGGCAATCGAACGCCGTCGATGATGCTGTCGCTGTGGAGACGACTGTCGTCGACGCGGAGATTACCAGGTCTGAAGGGCGTCGCTTCTACTATCGCGCCTCAGTCGAACATACCTACGAATATCAGGGGGGAGAATATACGAGCAAACAGGTGTTCCCGGGCTCAACGAGGCCGATGTACACCGTCCGGGGCGACGCTCAGCGCGTTATCGAGCCGTACGAGCCGAACGTGACGGCGACGGCCTACGTTGACCCCGACAACCCCAGTAGAGCATTTCTCGAACGACAAACGACGTTTGCTCCGTTCAAATTCATCGGTTTCGGGGGCCTTCTGGCACTCTTGACAACGCTCCATGCGATCGGCGCGCGTAGTCCCGGCCAAAATACGGGGATCCGTCAGGCGAGCGAGCGAGAGCCGACTCGAAATGAGACGGCGTCCGGCGTCCAACGGAACACGTTGTCTCGATTTAGCAAACGTCTCATGTTGTTCACACCGGCCGTTTTCCTCGTTTCTCTCGTAACTATGGTGGCGCTTCTCTTGAGCTCTGAGGAGTCGTCGATACGGGTCAGTCTGACTACCCCGGTCGGATTCGCGTTACTCGCGGCCCTTCTGTCGGCACTCGGGTTCTTACTCGGGCTCACGCTCTATGGCATCTGGTCGGTTACCGAGTACGGACGACTCCGTGAGCGCATTCCCGACCCACGGCCACCGAGCCCGTTCCGGCATCCGTCGCGTCTCGTCACAATCCTGTACTCCCGCGACGAACTCGACACCTATGGGCGCCGAGTGAAACTAACCGGCTTTGTGTTTACTCTGATCGAGTTCCTCGTCGGTCTCCTCGCGTTCGTCCTCGTGACGGCCTCGTAA
- a CDS encoding ArsR family transcriptional regulator, with amino-acid sequence MSNTDSVREARHAALTDETRIRILLTLADQYEEAWSSAWPTFSELRDQVGVEDTSRFSYHLSELQETFIRKVDGQYQPRVAALEIASAIRAGSYDKEADDEEVATDRQETEYDCPYCERNLIAAYRDHRLSIGCPDHGAAVAYPAPPQAAETRTLQEIIDASLRKHACDVRLLRDGICPHCWGEAGLSFPRDSVPEAYLYDDVPYGTASCEACWVSYPIPIAHTVLGHHAVETLYAEQGLGSRDAQIGPHDLAKVSDVCLAEGETPAARVTVRFDDEALAVDLNEGCAVLDSRRL; translated from the coding sequence ATGTCTAACACCGACTCAGTTCGCGAAGCGAGACACGCGGCCTTGACCGACGAAACGCGGATTCGGATTCTGCTCACACTCGCTGACCAGTACGAGGAGGCGTGGTCCTCAGCGTGGCCGACGTTTTCCGAGTTACGTGACCAAGTCGGCGTCGAGGATACCAGTCGGTTCAGCTATCACCTGTCTGAGCTTCAAGAGACATTTATCAGGAAGGTCGATGGGCAGTATCAGCCTCGGGTGGCCGCTCTTGAAATCGCAAGCGCAATCCGCGCCGGTAGTTACGACAAAGAAGCCGATGACGAAGAAGTAGCGACCGACCGACAGGAGACCGAGTATGACTGTCCATACTGCGAACGAAACCTGATCGCAGCCTACCGGGACCATCGGCTATCCATCGGCTGTCCGGACCACGGTGCCGCGGTCGCCTATCCGGCGCCACCACAGGCAGCGGAAACGCGAACGTTACAGGAGATTATCGACGCTTCACTGCGGAAGCACGCGTGTGACGTCCGGTTACTACGCGATGGAATCTGTCCTCACTGCTGGGGCGAAGCAGGCTTGTCGTTTCCTCGCGATTCTGTTCCCGAGGCGTATCTCTACGACGACGTGCCGTACGGAACGGCGTCATGTGAGGCCTGTTGGGTGTCATACCCGATTCCGATCGCACACACGGTCCTCGGCCACCACGCCGTCGAGACGTTGTACGCCGAGCAGGGGCTCGGCTCGCGCGACGCTCAGATCGGACCGCACGACTTAGCGAAAGTCAGCGACGTCTGCCTTGCCGAAGGCGAGACGCCGGCAGCACGAGTCACGGTCAGGTTCGACGATGAAGCGCTTGCTGTCGACCTCAACGAGGGCTGTGCCGTTCTCGATTCGCGACGGTTGTGA
- a CDS encoding CPBP family intramembrane glutamic endopeptidase, with protein MVELPSTLTTFQDRLDDETGIARTGVFLALIVSVTIVLNLAASLVVVTVIGSDAGGTATFIAGTVGTELSFLLVGLSYLRSRSAFRLGVQVPDRTTAPLVFLGLVASFVTAFISLAVTDVLIPAIELSPGYMEYTNLNTPTGIGLLLAVILSLTVIGPVEEFFFRGVVQGRLRSALRPRSAIGVAGLVFALFHVYPVLLLSPPAIGVAHMAAYYSLMGGIFGWVYHRTDTLLGPALVHGTFNAVIFTIPLWT; from the coding sequence GTGGTTGAATTACCCTCCACCCTGACGACGTTTCAGGACCGACTCGACGACGAAACCGGTATCGCTCGCACGGGAGTGTTTCTCGCACTCATCGTCTCAGTAACGATAGTCCTCAATTTGGCGGCTTCGCTCGTCGTGGTGACGGTAATCGGTTCAGACGCAGGTGGAACAGCGACCTTCATCGCGGGGACCGTCGGGACTGAACTCTCGTTTTTACTCGTTGGACTGAGCTATCTCCGATCTCGTAGCGCGTTTCGGCTGGGGGTTCAGGTACCCGATCGGACGACCGCTCCTCTCGTTTTTCTCGGACTGGTTGCGAGTTTCGTGACGGCATTTATCTCACTCGCAGTTACTGACGTTCTTATCCCGGCTATCGAACTCTCGCCTGGCTACATGGAGTATACCAATCTGAATACGCCGACTGGGATCGGGCTTCTCCTCGCTGTGATTCTGTCGCTAACTGTGATCGGCCCCGTCGAGGAGTTCTTCTTTCGTGGGGTTGTCCAAGGTCGGCTCCGATCTGCGCTCCGTCCACGGAGCGCGATCGGGGTCGCCGGACTCGTCTTTGCGCTGTTTCACGTGTACCCTGTCCTGCTCCTATCACCACCGGCGATCGGTGTCGCTCATATGGCGGCCTACTACTCGCTGATGGGCGGTATCTTTGGCTGGGTGTATCACCGGACCGATACCCTCCTCGGGCCCGCGCTCGTCCACGGAACGTTCAACGCGGTGATATTCACTATCCCGTTATGGACCTGA